In a single window of the Cygnus olor isolate bCygOlo1 chromosome 5, bCygOlo1.pri.v2, whole genome shotgun sequence genome:
- the BDNF gene encoding brain-derived neurotrophic factor isoform X2 yields MFHQVRRVMTILFLTMVISYFSCMKAAPMKEASVRGQGSLAYPGLRTHGTLESLNGPNAGSRGLTSLADTFEHVIEELLDEDQDIQPSEENKDADLYTSRVMLSSQVPLEPPLLFLLEEYKNYLDAANMSMRVRRHSDPARRGELSVCDSTSEWVTAAEKKTAVDMSGATVTVLEKVPVPKGQLKQYFYETKCNPKGYTKEGCRGIDKRHWNSQCRTTQSYVRALTMDNKKRVGWRFIRIDTSCVCTLTIKRGR; encoded by the coding sequence TTCCACCAAGTGAGAAGAGTGATGACCATCCTTTTCCTTACTATGGTTATCTCATACTTCAGTTGCATGAAAGCTGCCCCGATGAAAGAAGCTAGTGTAAGAGGACAAGGCAGCTTGGCTTACCCAGGTCTTCGGACCCACGGGACTCTTGAGAGCCTAAACGGGCCCAATGCAGGTTCAAGAGGACTGACATCGCTGGCAGACACCTTTGAACATGTGATAGAGGAGCTGCTAGATGAAGATCAGGACATCCAGCCCAGCGAGGAAAACAAGGATGCAGACTTGTACACATCCCGAGTCATGCTGAGCAGTCAAGTGCCTTTGGAACCCCCGCTGCTCTTCCTGCTCGAGGAGTACAAAAACTACTTGGATGCTGCAAACATGTCCATGAGAGTCCGGCGTCACTCTGACCCAGCTCGGCGTGGGGAACTGAGCGTGTGTGACAGTACGAGCGAGTGGGTGACGGCGGCAGAGAAAAAGACTGCAGTGGACATGTCTGGTGCGACTGTCACAGTCCTTGAAAAAGTCCCAGTACCCAAAGGCCAACTGAAGCAATACTTCTATGAGACCAAATGCAACCCCAAGGGGTACAcaaaggagggctgcaggggcatAGACAAGAGGCACTGGAACTCCCAGTGCCGAACTACCCAGTCTTACGTGAGAGCTCTCACCATGGATAACAAGAAGAGAGTTGGCTGGCGGTTTATAAGAATAGACACTTCCTGTGTATGTACATTAACCATTAAAAGGGGAAGATAG
- the BDNF gene encoding brain-derived neurotrophic factor isoform X1 produces MFLFHQVRRVMTILFLTMVISYFSCMKAAPMKEASVRGQGSLAYPGLRTHGTLESLNGPNAGSRGLTSLADTFEHVIEELLDEDQDIQPSEENKDADLYTSRVMLSSQVPLEPPLLFLLEEYKNYLDAANMSMRVRRHSDPARRGELSVCDSTSEWVTAAEKKTAVDMSGATVTVLEKVPVPKGQLKQYFYETKCNPKGYTKEGCRGIDKRHWNSQCRTTQSYVRALTMDNKKRVGWRFIRIDTSCVCTLTIKRGR; encoded by the coding sequence TTCCACCAAGTGAGAAGAGTGATGACCATCCTTTTCCTTACTATGGTTATCTCATACTTCAGTTGCATGAAAGCTGCCCCGATGAAAGAAGCTAGTGTAAGAGGACAAGGCAGCTTGGCTTACCCAGGTCTTCGGACCCACGGGACTCTTGAGAGCCTAAACGGGCCCAATGCAGGTTCAAGAGGACTGACATCGCTGGCAGACACCTTTGAACATGTGATAGAGGAGCTGCTAGATGAAGATCAGGACATCCAGCCCAGCGAGGAAAACAAGGATGCAGACTTGTACACATCCCGAGTCATGCTGAGCAGTCAAGTGCCTTTGGAACCCCCGCTGCTCTTCCTGCTCGAGGAGTACAAAAACTACTTGGATGCTGCAAACATGTCCATGAGAGTCCGGCGTCACTCTGACCCAGCTCGGCGTGGGGAACTGAGCGTGTGTGACAGTACGAGCGAGTGGGTGACGGCGGCAGAGAAAAAGACTGCAGTGGACATGTCTGGTGCGACTGTCACAGTCCTTGAAAAAGTCCCAGTACCCAAAGGCCAACTGAAGCAATACTTCTATGAGACCAAATGCAACCCCAAGGGGTACAcaaaggagggctgcaggggcatAGACAAGAGGCACTGGAACTCCCAGTGCCGAACTACCCAGTCTTACGTGAGAGCTCTCACCATGGATAACAAGAAGAGAGTTGGCTGGCGGTTTATAAGAATAGACACTTCCTGTGTATGTACATTAACCATTAAAAGGGGAAGATAG
- the BDNF gene encoding brain-derived neurotrophic factor isoform X3 produces MTILFLTMVISYFSCMKAAPMKEASVRGQGSLAYPGLRTHGTLESLNGPNAGSRGLTSLADTFEHVIEELLDEDQDIQPSEENKDADLYTSRVMLSSQVPLEPPLLFLLEEYKNYLDAANMSMRVRRHSDPARRGELSVCDSTSEWVTAAEKKTAVDMSGATVTVLEKVPVPKGQLKQYFYETKCNPKGYTKEGCRGIDKRHWNSQCRTTQSYVRALTMDNKKRVGWRFIRIDTSCVCTLTIKRGR; encoded by the coding sequence ATGACCATCCTTTTCCTTACTATGGTTATCTCATACTTCAGTTGCATGAAAGCTGCCCCGATGAAAGAAGCTAGTGTAAGAGGACAAGGCAGCTTGGCTTACCCAGGTCTTCGGACCCACGGGACTCTTGAGAGCCTAAACGGGCCCAATGCAGGTTCAAGAGGACTGACATCGCTGGCAGACACCTTTGAACATGTGATAGAGGAGCTGCTAGATGAAGATCAGGACATCCAGCCCAGCGAGGAAAACAAGGATGCAGACTTGTACACATCCCGAGTCATGCTGAGCAGTCAAGTGCCTTTGGAACCCCCGCTGCTCTTCCTGCTCGAGGAGTACAAAAACTACTTGGATGCTGCAAACATGTCCATGAGAGTCCGGCGTCACTCTGACCCAGCTCGGCGTGGGGAACTGAGCGTGTGTGACAGTACGAGCGAGTGGGTGACGGCGGCAGAGAAAAAGACTGCAGTGGACATGTCTGGTGCGACTGTCACAGTCCTTGAAAAAGTCCCAGTACCCAAAGGCCAACTGAAGCAATACTTCTATGAGACCAAATGCAACCCCAAGGGGTACAcaaaggagggctgcaggggcatAGACAAGAGGCACTGGAACTCCCAGTGCCGAACTACCCAGTCTTACGTGAGAGCTCTCACCATGGATAACAAGAAGAGAGTTGGCTGGCGGTTTATAAGAATAGACACTTCCTGTGTATGTACATTAACCATTAAAAGGGGAAGATAG